One window of the Cryptomeria japonica chromosome 7, Sugi_1.0, whole genome shotgun sequence genome contains the following:
- the LOC131856521 gene encoding probable 2' cyclic ADP-D-ribose synthase BdTIR: MEEASTSQNSSLEASTRPYHVFINHRGPDVKYTLASTIDFCLSDKGLNVFFDNTEFRAGQILSPTIIEAIRTSSVYIAIFSPRYAESYWCLEELRLMLETGRKIIPVFYGVRPKDLRQQRDDKGIYAQAFSEFRIIDHSLISQWRQALKQASNISGLELNSEKFGG, from the coding sequence ATGGAAGAGGCTTCCACTTCTCAGAACAGCAGCCTTGAAGCATCCACTAGACCTTACCACGTTTTTATCAATCATCGTGGGCCGGACGTGAAGTATACTCTTGCCAGCACCATAGATTTTTGCCTCAGTGACAAGGGGTTGAATGTGTTTTTTGATAATACTGAGTTTCGGGCAGGACAGATTTTATCGCCAACGATAATAGAAGCAATTCGAACTTCTTCAGTCTACATTGCCATTTTCTCTCCCAGATATGCCGAATCGTACTGGTGCTTAGAAGAACTCCGTCTAATGCTCGAAACTGGTCGTAAAATTATTCCCGTATTTTATGGCGTTAGACCTAAAGATCTTCGTCAGCAGAGAGATGATAAAGGAATCTATGCACAAGCATTCAGCGAGTTTCGGATCATAGATCACTCACTAATCTCTCAATGGAGACAAGCCCTTAAACAAGCATCCAATATTTCAGGGTTGGAACTGAATTCAGAAAAGTTTGGTGGGTAA